One genomic segment of Salinigranum rubrum includes these proteins:
- the glpA gene encoding anaerobic glycerol-3-phosphate dehydrogenase subunit GlpA, whose translation MTDTPEILVIGGGSTGTGIVRDLAMRGMDATLVEQGNLTHGTTGRMHGLLHSGGRYAVTDQPSAKECIEENRVLREIASHCVEMTGGLFVKRPEDTEEYFEKKLKGCKECDIPTEVLSNEEARQLEPYLAKDIDKAIRVPDGAIDPFRLCVANAASAEEHGARIETHSKVVDVLVEAGEVVGVEVEHASGEGKRVHGRAGGREKIYADYVVNATGAWAGRVGDMAGVDIEVRPSKGVMTIMNVRQVDTVINRCQPKGNADIIVPHETTAILGTTDEEVEDPEDYPEEQWEVDLMISELSKLVPMLKEARTIRSFWGVRPLYEPPGTGTTDPTDITRDFFLLDHGDRDDLPGMTSIVGGKFTTYRMMAEKISDHVCEKFGDRTDCRTADVPLPGSEDFSVLRDYMDEFGLRSPIGRRSVQRLGSRADEVLKTDGPNPTVCECEGVTRAEVRDAIDKAGSDLNAVRLRTRASMGNCQGAFCCHRMANALAVEYPEPVAREALDELYQERWKGEKHALWGEQLSQAMLKHLLHATTMNRDRDPVRRGNEIDFGAFDGGPAVGDDSGATRAAADGGRRDAD comes from the coding sequence ATGACAGACACACCAGAGATCCTGGTCATCGGTGGGGGATCGACCGGGACAGGGATCGTGCGGGACCTGGCGATGCGTGGGATGGACGCCACGCTGGTCGAACAGGGGAACCTGACGCACGGGACGACGGGCCGGATGCACGGTCTGCTCCACAGCGGCGGGCGGTACGCGGTCACGGACCAGCCGAGCGCCAAGGAGTGTATCGAGGAGAACCGGGTGCTGCGAGAGATTGCGAGCCACTGCGTCGAGATGACCGGCGGACTGTTCGTCAAACGGCCCGAGGACACCGAGGAGTACTTCGAGAAGAAGCTCAAGGGCTGTAAGGAGTGTGACATCCCGACGGAGGTGCTGTCGAACGAGGAGGCCCGGCAACTAGAGCCGTACCTCGCGAAGGACATCGACAAGGCGATCCGGGTACCCGACGGGGCCATCGACCCGTTCCGACTCTGCGTCGCCAACGCCGCCAGCGCCGAGGAACACGGCGCGCGCATCGAGACGCACTCGAAGGTCGTCGACGTCCTCGTCGAGGCGGGCGAGGTCGTCGGCGTCGAGGTCGAACACGCCTCGGGCGAGGGGAAACGCGTCCACGGACGGGCCGGCGGTCGCGAGAAGATCTACGCGGACTACGTGGTGAATGCGACGGGCGCGTGGGCCGGTCGGGTGGGAGACATGGCCGGCGTCGACATCGAGGTCCGTCCCTCGAAGGGCGTCATGACCATCATGAACGTCCGGCAGGTCGACACGGTCATCAACCGCTGCCAGCCCAAAGGGAACGCCGACATCATCGTCCCGCACGAGACGACGGCCATTCTCGGCACCACCGACGAGGAGGTCGAAGACCCCGAGGACTACCCCGAGGAGCAGTGGGAGGTCGACCTGATGATCTCCGAGCTCTCGAAGCTCGTTCCCATGCTGAAGGAGGCGCGGACCATCCGCTCGTTCTGGGGCGTTCGCCCGCTGTACGAACCGCCGGGGACCGGGACGACGGACCCGACGGACATCACGCGCGACTTCTTCTTGCTCGATCACGGCGACCGCGACGACCTCCCGGGGATGACGAGCATCGTCGGCGGGAAGTTCACCACCTACCGCATGATGGCGGAGAAGATATCCGACCACGTCTGCGAGAAGTTCGGCGACCGGACCGACTGTCGGACCGCCGACGTGCCGCTCCCGGGCAGCGAGGACTTCTCGGTCCTGCGCGACTACATGGACGAGTTCGGCCTCCGCTCGCCCATCGGCCGCCGCTCCGTCCAGCGACTGGGCTCCCGCGCGGACGAGGTGCTGAAGACGGACGGACCGAACCCCACGGTCTGTGAGTGTGAGGGCGTCACCCGCGCCGAGGTCAGAGACGCCATCGACAAGGCGGGCTCCGACCTCAACGCCGTCCGACTTCGCACCAGGGCCTCGATGGGGAACTGTCAGGGCGCCTTCTGCTGTCACCGGATGGCGAACGCGCTCGCCGTGGAGTACCCCGAACCCGTCGCCCGCGAGGCGCTCGACGAACTGTACCAGGAGCGCTGGAAGGGTGAGAAGCACGCGCTGTGGGGCGAACAGCTCTCACAGGCGATGCTGAAGCACCTGCTGCACGCGACGACGATGAACCGCGACCGCGACCCCGTTCGTCGCGGGAACGAGATCGACTTCGGCGCGTTCGACGGCGGTCCGGCGGTCGGTGACGACTCGGGGGCCACGCGCGCCGCGGCGGACGGAGGACGGCGGGATGCCGATTAG
- the glpB gene encoding glycerol-3-phosphate dehydrogenase subunit GlpB, with protein MPISEDVVVVGGGIAGSVAALSAAETGASVRLVTHKKSTLRHASGLVDVLGYTSDGDGPLVDPFEGLGDLPEGHPYRVVGEEAIREGLATFDEVVGDEYLGGHTDANALVPTHGGAVKPTARYPRAAAAGIASDDRDMLLVGFESMTDFEASLAAAHLDAAGVPFEASGVTVAFPRNFRADAKVTRFAKALDTDEDVGGRGTREALAATVEPHLDGAERVGFPSLLGDDRRHEVRADLEAYLDAEVFEVPMGPPSLPGLRLEDLLFAALDAAGVRISSGNKAVGYETDDGEVSAVVVDRKGREIPYHASAVVLATGGLVGKGIASSREGVREPLFDCYVPHPDDRYDWFVDDAFGDHPFTSFGVVPDDRLRPTRADGHAEFENLFAAGGVVGGANVAAEKSASGVSLATGVVAGREAGESA; from the coding sequence ATGCCGATTAGCGAGGACGTCGTCGTCGTCGGCGGCGGAATCGCCGGCTCCGTGGCCGCGCTCTCCGCCGCCGAGACGGGCGCGAGCGTCCGCCTCGTCACCCACAAGAAGAGCACGCTCCGGCACGCGAGCGGTCTCGTCGACGTGCTCGGGTACACGTCCGACGGCGACGGGCCGCTCGTCGACCCGTTCGAGGGACTCGGCGACCTGCCCGAGGGCCACCCCTATCGCGTCGTCGGCGAGGAGGCCATCCGCGAGGGGCTCGCGACGTTCGACGAGGTCGTCGGCGACGAGTACCTCGGCGGGCACACGGACGCGAACGCGCTCGTCCCGACCCACGGCGGCGCGGTGAAGCCGACGGCGCGGTATCCGAGGGCGGCCGCCGCGGGAATCGCCTCGGACGACCGCGACATGCTGCTGGTGGGGTTCGAGTCGATGACCGACTTCGAGGCGTCGCTGGCGGCCGCTCACCTCGACGCGGCCGGCGTCCCCTTCGAGGCGTCGGGCGTCACGGTCGCGTTCCCGCGGAACTTCCGGGCGGACGCGAAGGTCACCCGGTTCGCGAAGGCGCTCGACACCGACGAGGACGTCGGCGGACGGGGGACGAGAGAGGCGCTCGCGGCGACGGTCGAGCCCCACCTGGACGGTGCGGAGCGCGTCGGGTTTCCCTCTCTCCTCGGCGACGACCGCCGCCACGAGGTGCGCGCCGACCTCGAAGCGTACCTGGACGCGGAGGTGTTCGAGGTCCCGATGGGACCGCCCTCGCTGCCCGGCCTCCGCCTCGAAGACCTCCTCTTCGCCGCGCTCGACGCGGCCGGGGTTCGCATCTCCTCGGGGAACAAGGCGGTCGGCTACGAGACCGACGACGGCGAGGTGTCGGCCGTCGTGGTCGACCGAAAGGGCCGAGAGATTCCCTACCACGCCAGCGCGGTCGTCCTCGCGACGGGGGGCCTCGTGGGGAAGGGAATCGCCTCCTCCCGGGAGGGCGTCCGCGAACCGCTGTTCGACTGTTACGTCCCCCACCCCGACGACCGCTACGACTGGTTCGTCGACGACGCCTTCGGCGACCACCCCTTTACTTCGTTCGGCGTGGTGCCCGACGACCGACTCCGTCCCACCCGTGCGGACGGACACGCAGAGTTCGAGAACCTCTTCGCCGCCGGCGGTGTCGTCGGCGGCGCGAACGTCGCGGCCGAGAAATCGGCCAGCGGCGTCTCCCTCGCGACCGGTGTGGTCGCGGGCCGCGAGGCTGGTGAATCCGCATGA
- a CDS encoding anaerobic glycerol-3-phosphate dehydrogenase subunit C yields the protein MSDAQSPADFDFEPVDEYEPVEVFDDGMDLRPGADNCYKCTACDTSCPVAEVDDEFPGPKFQGPEQWRLKRKEDVEIDDSIMSCSNCMRCDNACPSSVPLSQMHNEARGEYVENQMDHRSREYIRNRILSNYRTLAELGSKVPRLTNFVMGNSLVQKINEKTLGITSEREFPEFASQTFREWWAERGGAQIESDEKRIAYFHGCYSNYNTPEVGKALVRVFEEFGYEVAVPRQRCSGTPMFANGMLDDAERAAKVNVPEFKDLIDEGYDVIASCTSCSMSLKQEYPELFQISGIDEVSNHTYEALEYLRIYEDVEGALEGRTVDYPDLAYHAPCHARNQGLDRQAVELFREVDGFEIEDVGSSCSGISGTYGWKSEKYEKSMKIGEDMFDHMRHAKGTVGMTECPTCSMQMAHGSGYEIRHPLQLLEEAVV from the coding sequence ATGAGTGACGCACAATCCCCCGCAGACTTCGACTTCGAACCCGTTGACGAGTACGAACCCGTCGAGGTGTTCGACGACGGTATGGACCTCCGCCCCGGCGCGGACAACTGCTACAAGTGCACGGCGTGTGATACGTCGTGTCCGGTCGCCGAGGTCGACGACGAGTTCCCGGGACCGAAGTTCCAGGGGCCCGAGCAGTGGCGGCTCAAGCGCAAGGAGGACGTCGAAATCGACGACTCCATCATGTCCTGTTCGAACTGCATGCGCTGTGACAACGCCTGTCCCTCCAGCGTGCCCCTGAGCCAGATGCACAACGAAGCGAGGGGAGAGTACGTCGAGAACCAGATGGACCACCGCTCGCGAGAGTACATCAGAAACAGGATCCTCTCGAACTACCGGACGCTCGCCGAACTGGGGAGCAAGGTTCCGCGGCTCACCAACTTCGTGATGGGTAACTCTCTCGTCCAGAAGATCAACGAGAAGACGCTCGGCATCACGTCCGAGCGAGAGTTCCCCGAGTTCGCCTCCCAGACGTTCCGCGAGTGGTGGGCCGAGCGCGGCGGCGCGCAGATAGAGAGCGACGAGAAGCGCATCGCGTACTTCCACGGGTGTTACTCGAACTACAACACGCCGGAGGTCGGGAAGGCGCTCGTTCGCGTGTTCGAGGAGTTCGGCTACGAGGTCGCGGTCCCCCGCCAGCGCTGTTCGGGCACGCCGATGTTCGCCAACGGGATGCTGGACGACGCCGAGCGCGCCGCGAAGGTGAACGTCCCCGAGTTCAAGGACCTCATCGACGAGGGGTACGACGTCATCGCCTCCTGTACCTCCTGTTCGATGTCGCTGAAGCAGGAGTACCCCGAACTGTTCCAGATATCGGGGATAGACGAGGTGTCGAACCACACGTACGAGGCGCTGGAGTACCTCCGCATCTACGAGGACGTCGAGGGTGCCCTGGAGGGCAGGACGGTCGACTACCCGGACCTGGCGTACCACGCGCCGTGTCACGCCCGTAACCAGGGGCTCGACCGACAGGCGGTGGAACTCTTTCGGGAAGTCGACGGCTTCGAGATAGAGGACGTCGGTTCCTCCTGCTCCGGCATCTCGGGGACCTACGGCTGGAAGTCCGAGAAGTACGAGAAGTCGATGAAGATCGGCGAGGACATGTTCGACCACATGCGCCACGCCAAGGGCACCGTCGGGATGACGGAGTGTCCCACCTGCTCGATGCAGATGGCCCACGGCAGCGGCTACGAGATCCGTCACCCCCTCCAGTTGCTCGAAGAAGCGGTCGTCTGA
- a CDS encoding HalOD1 output domain-containing protein, with amino-acid sequence MSDAGSNETDLSVRVANEVAAAKGVDPTDLDPLTAFVDLESVDTLVANSTERIRIEWSHDGLHVEIDSDDGVRVW; translated from the coding sequence ATGAGTGACGCCGGTTCGAACGAGACCGACCTCAGCGTTCGCGTCGCGAACGAAGTCGCCGCCGCCAAGGGCGTCGACCCGACCGACCTCGACCCGCTCACGGCGTTCGTCGATCTGGAGTCCGTCGACACGCTGGTCGCGAACAGCACCGAGCGGATCCGCATCGAGTGGTCGCACGACGGGCTTCACGTCGAAATCGACTCCGACGACGGCGTGCGCGTGTGGTGA
- a CDS encoding FAD-dependent oxidoreductase: MTHRTDVLVVGGGATGAGVARDLALRGVDVTLAERGGLSSGTTGRSHGLLHSGARYAEADEVGARECIAENRILRDIAGHCVGDTGGLFLQLAADDPDYFDAKLAACREYGIDAEVISDEEARERVPDLAPEVERAMIVPDAVVYPSRLVAANAADVEQRGGTVLRDAPLESFTVEDGRIVGTRLGGSANVDVAATYVVNSTGAWAGQVAEKAGVDVEMRPTSGVMVSVDYADLGPVLNRCREPDDGDIVIPHDDQVVLGTTSNVVDDPDDYPQDEGEIQKMFDECGDMLPAVRDCETLRAWWGVRPLYAPDEDSRRSQSGGRGANRGISRGFFVLDHAEEVENFASVVGGKLTSYRLMAEQTADLVADRLDVDEPCRTAEEPLPGADDPTTLNEFVSAYDARSPTDEDVVADD; this comes from the coding sequence ATGACACACCGAACGGACGTGCTGGTGGTCGGCGGTGGCGCAACCGGTGCGGGTGTCGCCCGCGACCTCGCCCTCCGCGGGGTCGACGTGACGCTCGCAGAGAGGGGGGGACTCTCCTCGGGGACGACGGGGCGGTCACACGGCCTCCTCCACAGCGGCGCCCGGTACGCCGAGGCCGACGAGGTCGGCGCCCGCGAGTGCATCGCGGAGAACCGCATCCTCCGCGACATCGCCGGGCACTGCGTCGGCGACACCGGCGGGCTCTTCCTCCAACTCGCGGCGGACGACCCCGACTACTTCGACGCGAAGCTCGCGGCCTGTCGCGAGTACGGCATCGACGCCGAGGTTATCTCGGACGAGGAGGCACGCGAGCGCGTCCCGGACCTCGCCCCCGAGGTCGAACGGGCGATGATCGTCCCTGACGCCGTCGTCTACCCCTCGCGGCTCGTCGCGGCCAACGCGGCCGACGTCGAGCAACGCGGCGGAACCGTCCTGCGGGACGCCCCGCTGGAGTCGTTTACCGTCGAAGACGGCCGCATCGTGGGGACGCGACTCGGGGGGAGCGCGAACGTCGACGTCGCGGCGACGTACGTGGTGAACTCGACGGGCGCGTGGGCGGGGCAGGTCGCCGAGAAGGCCGGCGTCGACGTCGAGATGCGCCCCACGAGCGGCGTGATGGTCTCGGTCGACTACGCCGACCTGGGACCGGTCCTCAACCGGTGTCGCGAACCGGACGACGGCGACATCGTCATCCCGCACGACGACCAGGTCGTCCTGGGGACGACGAGCAACGTCGTCGACGACCCCGACGACTACCCCCAGGACGAGGGGGAAATCCAGAAGATGTTCGACGAGTGCGGCGACATGCTCCCCGCCGTCCGCGACTGTGAGACCCTCCGGGCGTGGTGGGGCGTCCGGCCGCTGTACGCGCCCGACGAGGACTCCCGGAGGAGCCAAAGCGGCGGGCGGGGGGCGAACCGCGGTATCTCCCGCGGGTTCTTCGTCCTCGACCACGCCGAGGAGGTAGAGAACTTCGCGAGCGTCGTCGGCGGGAAGCTGACCTCCTACCGGCTGATGGCCGAGCAGACGGCGGACCTCGTCGCCGACCGTCTCGACGTCGACGAGCCGTGTCGAACCGCCGAAGAGCCCCTCCCCGGCGCGGACGACCCCACGACGCTGAACGAGTTCGTCTCGGCGTACGACGCGCGTTCCCCGACCGACGAGGACGTCGTCGCGGACGACTGA
- the ptsH1 gene encoding phosphocarrier protein HPr → MERLVTVVPEAGLHARPASKFVETANEYDCDIQIGPKDGDLAPARSMLAVTGLGVKSGETVRLVAEGEDSEAALDALEAVLSTEEVEG, encoded by the coding sequence ATGGAACGACTCGTCACCGTCGTCCCGGAGGCTGGCCTGCACGCCCGTCCCGCGTCGAAGTTCGTCGAGACCGCGAACGAGTACGACTGCGACATCCAGATCGGCCCCAAGGACGGCGACCTCGCCCCCGCTCGGAGCATGCTCGCCGTGACGGGTCTCGGCGTGAAGTCGGGCGAGACGGTGCGACTCGTCGCCGAAGGCGAAGACAGCGAGGCCGCGCTGGACGCGCTGGAAGCGGTGCTCTCGACCGAAGAGGTCGAAGGGTAG
- the dhaM gene encoding dihydroxyacetone kinase phosphoryl donor subunit DhaM yields the protein MVGLVVVSHSAKAAEGICEVAAQMASGASIEPAGGGKDGSLGTSVDRIQEAIEAADDGDGVVLLVDLGSAVMNAELAVEMSESEVRIADAPVLEAAVNAAVEATSKKATLESVLASAEEARDYRKLN from the coding sequence ATGGTCGGCCTCGTCGTCGTCTCACACTCGGCGAAGGCGGCCGAGGGAATCTGTGAGGTGGCGGCACAGATGGCGTCGGGCGCGAGTATCGAACCGGCGGGCGGCGGGAAAGACGGCAGTCTCGGCACGTCCGTCGACCGCATTCAGGAGGCCATCGAAGCGGCCGACGACGGCGACGGCGTCGTCCTCCTCGTCGACCTCGGGAGCGCGGTGATGAACGCCGAACTCGCGGTGGAGATGTCGGAGAGCGAGGTTCGCATCGCCGACGCGCCCGTCCTCGAAGCGGCCGTCAACGCCGCCGTCGAGGCGACGAGCAAGAAGGCGACGCTCGAATCCGTCCTGGCGTCGGCCGAGGAAGCCCGCGACTACCGGAAGCTGAACTGA
- the dhaK gene encoding dihydroxyacetone kinase subunit DhaK codes for MKKLINEPADVVDEMLDGMVAAYPDQVRRLDGIEVLVREDAPVDGKVGIVSGGGSGHEPTHAGYLGEGMLDGAAAGEVFTSPTADQLQEMIQACDGGEGVLCVVKNYEGDVMNFDTAAELAEMEGVDVAQVVVNDDVAVEDSLYTSGRRGVCGTILVHKAAGAKAAQGGSLEEVQAVAEKVIDNVGTMGMALTSCVTPEKGEPTFDLGEDEIELGIGIHGEPGTERTDVMSADEVTEHLTERVLEDLALDEGQEVVTIVNGMGGTPLSELFIVNRKLQEVLGEHGLETWDAWVGDYMTSLDMMGCSITVCAVDDELKELIGAPCDTPALTVRE; via the coding sequence ATGAAGAAACTCATCAACGAACCGGCGGACGTGGTGGACGAGATGCTCGACGGGATGGTCGCGGCGTACCCCGACCAGGTACGGCGGCTCGACGGAATCGAAGTCCTCGTGAGAGAGGACGCCCCCGTCGACGGGAAGGTGGGCATCGTCTCGGGCGGGGGGTCGGGACACGAGCCGACACACGCGGGCTACCTCGGCGAGGGGATGCTCGATGGGGCCGCGGCGGGCGAGGTGTTCACCTCCCCGACGGCGGACCAGCTCCAGGAGATGATCCAGGCGTGTGACGGCGGCGAGGGCGTCCTCTGCGTGGTGAAGAACTACGAGGGCGACGTGATGAACTTCGACACCGCCGCCGAACTCGCGGAGATGGAAGGCGTCGACGTCGCACAGGTCGTCGTGAACGACGACGTCGCCGTCGAGGACTCGCTGTACACCTCCGGTCGGCGCGGCGTCTGCGGGACCATCCTCGTCCACAAGGCCGCCGGCGCGAAGGCGGCACAGGGCGGGAGCCTGGAGGAAGTACAGGCGGTCGCCGAGAAGGTCATCGACAACGTCGGGACGATGGGGATGGCGCTCACCTCCTGTGTCACCCCCGAGAAGGGCGAACCGACGTTCGACCTGGGCGAGGACGAGATCGAACTCGGTATCGGCATCCACGGCGAACCCGGAACCGAGCGCACGGACGTGATGAGCGCCGACGAGGTCACCGAACACCTCACCGAGCGCGTGCTGGAGGACCTCGCTCTCGACGAGGGACAGGAGGTCGTCACCATCGTCAACGGGATGGGCGGGACGCCGCTGTCGGAACTGTTCATCGTCAACCGCAAGCTGCAGGAGGTTCTCGGCGAGCACGGCCTGGAGACGTGGGACGCGTGGGTCGGCGACTACATGACGTCGCTCGACATGATGGGCTGCTCGATTACGGTCTGTGCCGTCGACGACGAGTTAAAAGAACTCATCGGAGCACCGTGTGACACGCCGGCCCTGACCGTTCGAGAGTAG
- a CDS encoding ArsR/SmtB family transcription factor, protein MSQPTHAVRVRATPDQARERLRTALAGARGGDNRRRIVRALAERPRNANRLAGDLSLDYKTVRHHLSVLKEADAVTKGGDRYGAVYLLTPRLRQHWDVVEATGDGDGAEG, encoded by the coding sequence ATGTCACAACCGACACACGCGGTCCGCGTTCGAGCCACCCCTGATCAGGCGAGAGAGCGACTTCGAACCGCTCTCGCGGGGGCGCGTGGTGGAGACAACCGTCGGCGAATCGTCCGCGCGCTCGCCGAACGGCCGCGGAACGCGAACCGCCTCGCCGGCGACCTGAGCCTCGACTACAAGACCGTCCGACACCACCTCTCGGTCCTGAAAGAGGCGGATGCGGTGACCAAAGGCGGGGACCGCTACGGGGCCGTGTACCTCCTGACGCCGCGGCTGCGACAGCACTGGGACGTCGTCGAGGCGACCGGTGACGGCGACGGCGCCGAGGGCTGA